From the genome of Vigna angularis cultivar LongXiaoDou No.4 chromosome 11, ASM1680809v1, whole genome shotgun sequence, one region includes:
- the LOC108332604 gene encoding uncharacterized protein LOC108332604: MVPRPPPPPPVERDVPDNTRLLESVIERLQQQNTVLMQQNAAALQSLEDARANSEATQRQLMEIIATTRGMPRASASNATHQAEWSLENFLQHRPAKFDGKCLPDEADQWLRDMEQIYNAKRCPDDNRLAFTKYLLTGEASHWWASVKMIFTDAQSPISLEVFRDKFYEEYFPDSVRFGKEVEFLQLVQGCMSVSEYTNKFKHLVRFNTMATSEVWQCRKFENGLRSNLKVLISSHCIRSFPAMVEKAKVLERNVAEAEQQKKQQQATRVPVMSRPNLNRGRMSYARPAQPSNSQAMVVAGQSGQYGTIRCFQCGGPHYRSSCPQLLGVKSCTRCGRNRHLERECNMGGRAAMRPPNVGRMQQGRGGRAQDVGRV, translated from the coding sequence ATGGTGCCAagacctcctcctcctccacctgtCGAACGTGATGTGCCTGATAACACAAGGTTGTTGGAATCAGTGATCGAAAGGCTACAGCAGCAGAACACTGTTTTGATGCAGCAGAACGCGGCTGCTTTACAGAGTTTGGAAGACGCTCGCGCAAATTCTGAAGCGACCCAAAGGCAACTGATGGAGATCATTGCGACCACTAGGGGAATGCCCAGAGCATCTGCTTCAAACGCTACTCATCAGGCCGAGTGGAGTTTGGAGAATTTTCTACAGCATCGTCCAGCCAAGTTTGATGGGAAGTGCCTTCCTGACGAGGCAGACCAGTGGCTGCGTGACATGGAGCAGATCTACAACGCCAAGAGATGTCCGGACGACAACAGGTTGGCGTTCACTAAGTATCTACTGACTGGAGAGGCCAGTCACTGGTGGGCGAGCGTTAAGATGATATTTACGGACGCTCAAAGTCCCATTTCCTTGGAAGTCTTCAGAGACAAGTTTTATGAGGAGTATTTCCCTGACAGCGTTCGTTTCGGTAAGGAAGTAGAGTTTCTACAGTTGGTGCAAGGTTGTATGTCCGTTTCTGAGTACACCAACAAGTTCAAGCATCTGGTTCGTTTCAATACTATGGCTACCAGTGAAGTATGGCAGTGTAGGAAGTTCGAGAATGGGTTAAGAAGTAATCTGAAGGTGCTGATATCCAGCCATTGTATTAGGTCGTTTCCTGCAATGGTTGAGAAGGCCAAAGTGTTGGAAAGGAATGTGGCCGAAGCAGAGCAACAGAAGAAACAACAGCAAGCAACTAGGGTGCCGGTCATGTCCAGACCTAATCTGAATCGGGGCAGGATGTCGTACGCTCGTCCCGCACAACCATCCAATTCTCAAGCTATGGTTGTTGCCGGACAGTCTGGACAGTATGGTACAATCAGGTGTTTTCAATGTGGAGGGCCACACTACCGATCATCGTGTCCTCAGTTGTTAGGAGTAAAGTCCTGCACTCGTTGTGGGAGGAACAGACATCTAGAACGCGAGTGTAATATGGGCGGACGAGCGGCAATGAGGCCGCCAAATGTTGGGAGAATGCAACAAGGTCGGGGTGGACGAGCGCAAGATGTTGGTCGAGTCTAA